One stretch of Myxocyprinus asiaticus isolate MX2 ecotype Aquarium Trade chromosome 23, UBuf_Myxa_2, whole genome shotgun sequence DNA includes these proteins:
- the LOC127413798 gene encoding uncharacterized protein F54H12.2-like: protein MAYFNNHNASPMRYVAYYQNQASNGLPGYAGGGVMYGAGLFYKDTAGHMDVADPAGGNRGLTKRAAFTNGSNVVELLAPVHSDIFFQEKLMLNGVDIKIRMTRGKDEFCLMRSDAVAYKLNILSASLFVKKLSVSPAVRLGHAQALLSTTAKYPIDRVCLNNFSIPAGSRVCNQENLFLGTLSESVVLAMTDNDAFTGSYNKNPFAFKNFDLEFLAIYLDGQQHPAKPLQPEYESGSAVWEFYQLALASGNHLKNQALSIDREDFLHGYTLHAFNFTPDEECSQHISLIKSGNIRLEARFRQPLPQTINLIVYAIFESIIEVSNR, encoded by the exons atggcatatttcaaCAATCACAATGCCAGCCCCATGCGTTATGTGGCCTATTACCAGAATCAGGCCAGCAATGGACTCCCCGGCTATGCCGGGGGCGGGGTTATGTATGGAGCTG GGCTCTTTTACAAAGACACGGCTGGTCATATGGATGTGGCAGACCCCGCTGGGGGTAATCGCGGTCTGACAAAGAGAGCGGCCTTTACCAACGGCAGTAATGTGGTTGAGCTACTCGCACCCGTTCACAGTGATATTTTCTTTCAAGAAAAACTGATGCTTAATGGGGTGGACATTAAAATTCGCATGACGAGAGGTAAAGATGAATTCTGCTTGATGAGGAGTGATGCTGTAGCCTATAAACTAAACATCCTGTCAGCCTCGCTATTTGTGAAAAAACTGTCTGTATCACCAGCTGTGAGATTGGGGCATGCACAAGCACTGCTCTCAACAACTGCCAAATACCCCATCGACAGAGTGTGCCTGAACAACTTCTCAATTCCTGCAGGCTCACGTGTCTGCAATCAAGAAAACTTATTCTTAGGAACTCTATCAGAATCTGTTGTTCTAGCGATGACTGATAATGATGCGTTCACAGGATCCTATAATAAAAacccatttgcatttaaaaacttTGACCTAGAATTTTTGGCCATTTATCTGGACGGACAACAGCACCCAGCGAAGCCTCTGCAGCCTGAATATGAAAGTGGTTCTGCAGTGTGGGAATTTTACCAGTTAGCGTTGGCTTCTGGAAATCATCTTAAAAATCAGGCTCTATCTATTGATAGGGAGGACTTTCTGCATGGCTATACCCTCCACGCATTCAACTTCACACCAGATGAGGAGTGCAGTCAGCACATATCGCTTATCAAGTCTGGAAATATTAGACTAGAAGCTCGGTTTAGACAACCACTACCCCAAACAATCAACTTAATTGTTTATGCCATATTCGAGAGCATCATAGAAGTGTCAAATCGCTGA